The DNA sequence GCTTCTTTGGGCTGATCATCATATCGGCAATTTTAGTCGGCAAGCAAATCAGAAAATGGTCTGTCCCTGTATTACTGACAGGAATCGCAGGTATTGCGATAGCCTATTTTGTAACCGTAGCTACACCTACAAGCACCCCAGAAAACTATGGCTTTATCTTTTTATCGGGCGCCATTGCCATATGTGCAATGATACTCCCAGGAATTTCTGGAAGTTTTTTGTTGTTAATTCTCGGAAAATACGCTTTTATATTAAACGCGATTAAGAATTTACAATTGGACGTCATTGCTGTCTTTGGTGCAGGCTGTGTCCTCGGTTTGGCGTTATTCAGCCGTTTTATCTCCTGGTTACTTTCCAAATACCACGATTTAGCGGTAGCGCTGCTGTCTGGCTTCATGATCGGCTCCCTGAACAAAGTGTGGCCGTGGAAAGAAGTGCTTTCAACACGCATCAACAGCCACGGGGAAGAAGTAGCCCTGATCACCAAAAATATTTTACCAAGCACCTATGGACAACATGCCAATCCGCAAACACTGGTTGCGATCATTTGTATTGTGGGGGCTATTGCATTGGTGTTCGGATTGGATTATTTTGCTTCAAGAAGCAATACCAAACAAGCATAGCGCATTGTCCTAAACCTTTTAATTCAACCCTATGAAACTTTTAGGCCTTATTGGAGAAACCCTCGACTACTCTTTCTCAGAAAAATATTTTACAGAAAAATTCAAGAAAGAAGATATTGAGGGTTTTGACTACAAACTATTTGAAATTCCTAACATTGAATCTTTCCCTGAACTGTTGGAAACCAACCCCAATTTTGCAGGGATCAATGTTACGATTCCATACAAAAACGACATTATCCCGTACTTGAAATCCCTCGATGAAAGTGCCCAGAAAATTGGTGCCGTAAATGTGATTAAATTTACAGATCAGGGGCTTGTTGGTTATAACTCCGACTATTATGGCTTCAGGAATTCCGTCACGAAATGGATCGGGGAAAACCTCAGCAATATTACCGATGCGCTCGTATTGGGCACCGGAGGCGCTTCAAAGGCCGTTCGCGTTGCTTTAACCGATATGGGGATCAATGTGAAAATGGTATCAAGAGATCCGCAGAAAGCAGACTATACCTATAAAGCGCTGAAAGAAAACCCTGAATTGGTTGCCACACACACTCTGATTGTCAATACCACGCCCCTGGGCACCGCACCCAACGAACTTGACAAGGTTGATTTGCCTTACGAAGCCCTAACCTCCAAGCATTATTTGTACGATGTGGTGTATAATCCGGAGATTACAGCCTTTATGCAAGAAGGATTACGCAAAGGAGGGAAGGCCAAAAATGGGTACGAAATGTTAGTACTTCAGGCAGAGAAAAGCTGGGAGATTTGGCTGGATGGCCAAACGCCTGTAGCCCCACAAAGCGAAACAACATAATTTAGATTCACCAATAGGAAAATGGAGTTTAAACTGACCTCAGAGTATAAGCCAATGGGCGACCAGCCTCAGGCAATTGCAGAACTTACCCAGGGCCTTGCCAATCAGGAGCGTTTTCAGACCCTGCTCGGTGCAACAGGTACGGGAAAGACCTTCACCATGGCCAATGTGATCGCCCAGTCGGGGAAGCCCACATTGGTATTGGCGCACAATAAAACTTTGGCGGCTCAGCTTTATGGCGAGTTTAAGCAGTTTTTCCCCGAAAATGCGGTGGAATACTTCATTTCCTATTATGACTATTACCAACCCGAAGCCTACATTGCGGCCACCAATACCTTCATTGAGAAAGACCTGATGATCAATGAAGAAATTGAAAAATTGCGATTAAAGGCCACCTCGCAGCTTTTAACAGGCCGCAGGGATGTGATTGTTGTCGCTTCGGTATCCTGTATTTATGGTATCGGTAACCCCGAAGAGTTTGGCAAAAATGTGCTCTCTTTCAAAGTCGGAGACAGCGTGCCGAGAAATCAGTTTTTGTTTGCGCTCGTGGATATTCTTTATAGCCGCACTGAAGGGGAATTCCGTCGGGGAACTTTCAGGGTAAAGGGCGATACCGTGGATATCTATCTCGCCTATGCCGATTTTGCCTACCGATTCTACTTTTGGGGAGA is a window from the Persicobacter psychrovividus genome containing:
- a CDS encoding DUF368 domain-containing protein — protein: MKSQITLFLKGVAMGAADVVPGVSGGTIAFITGIYETLINSIKSVNATALKLLFSFQLKAFWEYINGTFLLILFAGIATSVLSLAKLITYLLEHHPIPIWSCFFGLIIISAILVGKQIRKWSVPVLLTGIAGIAIAYFVTVATPTSTPENYGFIFLSGAIAICAMILPGISGSFLLLILGKYAFILNAIKNLQLDVIAVFGAGCVLGLALFSRFISWLLSKYHDLAVALLSGFMIGSLNKVWPWKEVLSTRINSHGEEVALITKNILPSTYGQHANPQTLVAIICIVGAIALVFGLDYFASRSNTKQA
- the aroE gene encoding shikimate dehydrogenase (AroE; catalyzes the conversion of shikimate to 3-dehydroshikimate); the protein is MKLLGLIGETLDYSFSEKYFTEKFKKEDIEGFDYKLFEIPNIESFPELLETNPNFAGINVTIPYKNDIIPYLKSLDESAQKIGAVNVIKFTDQGLVGYNSDYYGFRNSVTKWIGENLSNITDALVLGTGGASKAVRVALTDMGINVKMVSRDPQKADYTYKALKENPELVATHTLIVNTTPLGTAPNELDKVDLPYEALTSKHYLYDVVYNPEITAFMQEGLRKGGKAKNGYEMLVLQAEKSWEIWLDGQTPVAPQSETT